Genomic segment of Gilliamella apis:
ATATTTTAAGTCAATATTATCATCAAGAATTAAAAGTTATGAGCAATATGGTTAAAAAGCTTAATAATCAACTGATAGTTTTTTGTGCGTTTCCTAAAATGCAAATAAAGCAACGATTACCGCGTGCAGTTAAAACAGAATGGGGTTATGAATTAAAGGGAAATTTTGAATTATCTAATTATCAAGATTGGTTTGAGCAGATATTAAGTTTAGATTCAGATTCAAAATATATAAAAAATATTAACAAGAAAAATATTAATCACGATGGAAATTCTCTAAAAAAACAAGAAAAAATATTACAGCGACAGTTAACTAGCGCGATGAATGCTAGTTTGGCAAGCCCTATATTTTATAATATTCAACTAACCCAACAACAATTGAAATTTTTACACAAATGGCAAAGAGGAAATTGTTTGCCAATTATCATGGAAAATTTTATAGAAAGTATCAAACAGCAATTACAAAAAAATTAGTTTATAACTTTTACCAAAACTTTGTGGAATAAAGATTTTAGGCTGAAAATTATCGATATTTAACAATATATTACTTATTATTATCACGAAATCAATTTTTTATTATCATTCAATTTATTCAAACAAAATCTTGTAAATTACCGATTTTTTAATTGTGATTATTGGTAACAAATTTTACAATAGAAGCTTCATTTATATGTTAGGTTTTATAAAATGTCTATTGCTGTTGTAGAAGTGAATTGTAAATCGATTCTACATAATATTGAATTTTTTAGGGAAAAATCTCCTGATAGCACATTAATGGCTGTGGTTAAAGCAAATGCTTATGGTCACGGTATGGAAGGTGTAGCTAAGTTAGTTGAGGATAGGGTTGACTGTTTTGGCGTTGCACGTATTTCTGAAGCGATAGCGTTACGCCAATCTGGTATTCGTAGTTCCATTGTACTTTTAGAAGGCTTTTTTCCTCACGATGATATTAATGATTTACTGGATTTCAATCTACAACCAGTCATTCATTCTAGTTGGCAAATTGATGCATTAAATACCATTCCGTTTGCAAATGAAATCACAGCTTGGTTCAAAATTGATACAGGTATGCATCGCTTAGGCTTTCATCTTGATGAGGCTGTAACAGAATTTAATCGATTAGCCAACTGTAATATTATTCGTCAACCAATCAATATTATTAGCCATTTTAGTAGTGCTGATGAATTAAGTTCAACACAAACCAGTAAACAAATGGCTTTGTTTGATGAGTTTATTCATTCTCTTGATGCGAATTTAGTGGGTAGACAGCAATCAATAGCAGCATCAGGTGGTATACTCGCTTGGCCTAATTCTCATCGTAATATGATTCGACTTGGTATTGCTTTATATGGAGTTTCACCTTTTACTGAGCAAGTGATAGATCTTGAACCCGCTATGACACTTAAATCGGAATTAATCACGGTTCGTAAACACCTGAAAGGGCAATCAGTTGGTTATGGACAAACTTGGACTAGTAAAAGTGATACCATTTTAGGGGTTGTGGCAATGGGATATGGTGATGGGTATCCTCGAGGTGTTCCAGCAAATACACCGGTAAGTGTTAACGGGCGAATTGTACCTATTGTTGGTCGTGTCTCAATGGATATGATTGTGGTAGATTTAGGTCAAAATAGCCAAGACAAACCAGGTGATGAAGTTATTTTTTGGGGCAAAGAGTTACCTATTGAACAAATTGCCAAGCACACAGGAATTAGTGCTTATGAGTTATTAACGCGCTTAACTGCACGCGCAAAAATTCGTTATAAAGATTAAGTTATGATTAAAAAATTATTTATATACACATTTCTGGCGTTAGTTTTAATTGGTGGTGGTTCACTAGGTATTGGTTACTATTTTTTACAGCAGTTTTCTCAACAACATATGAATATCACTACGGATAATCAAATGTTTGTATTAAAAAAAGGAACCTCATTACATCAATTAGTTGAGCAAGTAAAGAATAGTAATTTGATGCAACAAGCTTACTTGCTTCCGTATTTATATAAACTCGATCCTTCATTAAGCTCTATTAAAGCTGGTACTTATCAATTGCATCCTCATATGACAGTTGAAGAGTTTTTAAAATTACTTGTCTCTGGTAAAGAAAGTAGTTTTTATGTGCAATTTGTTGAAGGAAAGCGAGCAAAAGATTGGTTAAATGTGCTTAGTAACACGCCTTATATTCAGCAAACATTAACGGGTAAGTCTCATGATGAAATTGCCAAGTTGTTAGGCATTGATGGCCCATTAGAAGGTTGGTTATCACCTGATACTTATCAATATACAGCTGATAGTCTTGATATCAATATTTTGAAACGTGCATATTTAACTATGAAGACGAATCTACAAAAAGTATGGGACAATCGTGATAGTGATCTACCTTATAAATCCCCTTATGAATTGTTGATTATTGCTTCAATTATTGAAAAAGAGACTGGAATCAGTTCAGAACGAGCAAACGTTGCCTCTGTTTTTGTTAACCGCTTAAAAGCTAATATGAAGTTACAAACGGATCCAACCATTATTTACGGTTTGGGTGAGAATTATACAGGAACGATTAGGCGTATTGATTTGACTGATACTAATAATCCTTATAATACCTATGTAATTGAAGGCTTGCCACCGACACCGATTGCTATGCCTAGTTTGGCATCGCTTGAAGCGGCAGCTCATCCGGCAAAAACCAAATATCTGTTTTTTGTTGCTAATGGAACCGGTGGGCATACGTTCAGTAGTACTTATAGCAACCATCAGCAAGCGGTGAATGAATATCGCCGACTTATGAATAATAATTAATTTATTTTATACTACAGCCACATTTTTGTGGCTGTTTTTTTGATAAAATACCCTCAATCACTCACTCTTTGGTTAGTTGATAATTCATCAAGTTGTTTTATCAATGCTAATAAGTCATTAACATCTATTTCTTGCTGTTTAAATGCTTCTTCAAAATAAGGATGAAGGGCAAATTTTGGTAATTCAGCATTAGCATCAATCAACGCTTGCATTCGAGGGATAAATATCCACTGTAACCATTCATAAGGTTGCATGGTATCAAGCGCAAATGGTTGTTCACTCAAGAACGCCTCTGCTACTGGTGGCGAAGGTTGCCAAAGTGTCAATCTTTGTAATTCATCTCTAATCAATCTTAATTGAGTAGTCATTAAATCTATTTGTTTATGATGATTAATTAGTGATCGATAATACTGCCAATCAAAATAAGGTCCTGGATCTGTTTTCCTTGTTGGGGCAATATCACTATGGCCAGTAATATGTTTAATTAGATAGGTTTGTTGTAGTAATTTGGTTACTATGGCTAGTTGTTGATATTGTATTTCGGTAAAGTTTTCAGTATCGCAACCTTCGATTTCAATACCAATAGAGAAATCATTACAATTTTCCTTGCCTGCAAAAATAGATTTGCCTGCATGCCACGCCCGTTTATCAAAAGGGACAAATTGAATAATTTCACCATCACGTCTTATAAACAAATGGCTTGATACCTGTAATTGATAAATTTCAGCAAAATAGGGGTGCGCGTTTGGGTCTAGTTTACCTGTAAAGAGTTGTTCAACATAAGGACCGCCATATTGCTTAGGTGGTAGGCTAATATTATGAATAACCAGTAATGAGATGGGTTGATCTTCTGGACGGTCATTATAATAAGGCGATTTTATTTGCTTAATATTTTTAATCCAACCATCAACTATTTTTAAAGGCATAATAGCTCCGATACATTTAGATTTGCTCTATATTTCGATCTGTTTCACAATTTTGATTACCACCATGATGATTGTGGTGATCATTTTGTATTTCAAGTTCTAAAATTCTCTCTGTATATTATTTCATTTTTTGAATTAGCTATAAAGTCACACTATCAAACAATTATTTGATTTGTGAGGCTATTATGCAATGCCAATCTGGATTTACTCTATTTGAATTAATGATCGCTATTGTCGTGATAGCAATTTTAACTGCTATCGGTTTACCTGCTTATCAAGGTTATATAAAAAAAGCAGCCTTAACCGATATGCTGCAATCAATGACTGCATATAAAACAGCAATTGAAATTTGCACTATAGAGCAAGGCACTTTAAGCAAATGTAGCAGTGGTAATAACGGTGTACCAACGACGAGAACGACCAATTATGTGACGTCAATTAATGTCTCTAATGGGGTGATAACTTTAGTCGGTAAAAGCGCTTTATCAAGTTTAACAGTAACTTTAACACCTATTTTAAATCCTAAATTAGGTAATTTAGATTGGTCAAGAACATGTCAAACCAATCCACCAGATCCAACTTTAACTACAGCTTGTGAAGATATTTTTAAATTTTAATTGTGATTAATATTGCTAATAGGATAACCGCTATGCAAGAAGAGAATATCGTCGAAAGCCTCGACAAATTATTGCTTTCAGCATTGGATAAGCGGGCATCTGATATTCATTTTGAGCCTTATCAACATTATTATCGAATTCGCATGAGAATTGATGGCGTTTTGCAAAATATGCTAACACCGTCGTTAATGTTAGCTAAACAGATTGCAGCTAGACTAAAGATTATGGCCAATTTAAATATTGCTCAACAACGGCTTCCGCAAGATGGTCAACTGGTGATCAATAATTATGCAATGCGTATAGCTACTTTGCCTGTCCTCAATGGTGAAAAGATTGTATTACGAGTTATGGATAATCATGACTCCGAACTGAGTATCGATGATTTAGGATTAACAGGGGAAGATCTATTAACCTTCAAGCAAATATTGGATTATCCGCAAGGCTTGATTTTGGTAACAGGGCCGACAGGCAGTGGCAAAACTATGACGTTATATAGTGCTTTAAAACGGTTAAATAAACCTAAATGTAATATTTGTAGTGTTGAAGATCCGATCGAAATTCCATTAGATGGTATTAATCAAACTGCAGTTAATCTTAAGGCTGGTTTAAGTTTTTCTGTGATATTACGAGCCTTTTTGCGTCAAGATCCTGATGTGATGATGATTGGTGAAATTCGTGATCCTGAAACAGCTGAGATTGCAATTCAAGCAGCGCAAACTGGGCATTTAGTGTTATCAACCCTACACACTAATTCTAGTATTGAGGCTATCATCCGTTTAAATCAAATGGGTATTAAAAATTACCTGTTATCATCCAGTTTAAAACTAGTCATTGCTCAACGATTAGTTCGTAAATTGTGCCAATATTGTAAAGTGGTAGCTAGTGAGCTTACATTGATAAATAATGAACCTTCACCACATTTTATCGCCATGGGCTGTGAAAAATGTGTGGGTGGTTATTTAGGGCGGATAGGCTTATATGAACTGTTAATTATCACACCACAAGTACAACAGCAGATTTTAGCAAACCAACCGATTGTTTCAAAAAATATGGTAACACTTAGGCAAGTAGGTAATAAGCTTGTTCGACAAGGCATTACTACACTGGCGGAATTAAATCGTGTTTTAGGTAATAATTGAGTGATAGTTTGGAGATAATGCATGAAGCGACTCTATTATTGGTATGATATTAACTTTCATCAAAATAAGATTATTGCCATATCTAAGCAAGATGTGCGAAGAAAATTGTTATTACAAGGCCAACTTGCGATTAAAATTGGTTCCGGTAACTTAATTACCTCAAAAAGTTTTAAACTTAGCGAACTGCTCATTATAACTAAACAGTTAGCCACAATGTTAAAAGCAGGATTATCAATTGTTGAGAGCTTACGATTACTGATTGATGAGCAACCTAAAGTACAATGGCAATATCTGTTAACTGATATTACTCAACAAATAACCAAAGGTGAATCACTATCGATTGCTTTAAAACAGCACCATTCAGTATTTTCGGAACTTTATTGTGAAATTATTGCCATTGGTGAATTGACGGGAAGATTAGAACAGAGTTTTGAACAATTAACCTGTCATCTTGAAAGATCATTATCAATACAAGATCAGATTAAGAAAGCGCTGCGTTATCCATTGTTTTTATTATTTGTATCGGTACTAGTGATTATGGTTATGATATTTATTGTACTACCAAAATTTGCCGATATTTATCAAAGTTTTGATGCCGAGTTACCTTATTTTACACAACTAGTGATTGATGTAGCTAATAATATTAAACAAGAGGGATTATTTATATTATTAGCTATTACGTTAAGTTATTTGTTTTTTCATTATGTTGTTAAAGTACGTTATCAGCTTATTATGGATAAGTATAAATTACAGCTTCCTTTAATAGGTCAAATAATCCAATCTCAATGTCTAATGCAAATTTTTAATACATTAGCAATAACTCAACAAGCAGGTATCCCACTTTTGACAGGATTAACCGCCTCGTCTAAAACTATAAGTAATTTTTATTACCGTAATATCATCAACCAAATTATGACGGGGATTGAACAGGGGAATAGCTTTAGTCAAATGTTAGCTAGCTATCCCGCTTTACCGAAGCTTTGTGTGCAACTAGTTCATGCCGGTGAAGAGTCTGGTTCATTAGATATTATGTTGGATAATATTACTCTTTACTATCAACAACAAAACCAAACCTTAACTGACAATCTAGTCAAAGCATTTGAACCTTCATTAATGCTAATTTTAGCTACAATAATCGGCAGTTTGATTATTGCGATATATTTGCCGATATTCCAAATGGCGGACGTGATCAGTTAATGGCTATACTCTTTTTTTTCGTCGGACTTGCTATTGGTAGTTTTTTGCGAGTTGCTTATTATCGTTATTCACCTATGCAGTCTGTATATGAATATCTGTTCGCTATTACTATTCCTCGCTCCTCATGCCCGAATTGTCATCACAAACTTAGTGCTTGGCAGCTAATTCCTGTATTGTCATGGTTGATGTTAAAAAGACGTTGTTATTATTGTTACCATAAAATAGCCAATAGTTATGTTATTTTTGAGCTAACTATAGCAATATTATTTTTGCTGATTTATTTGGATAAGGGGCTAAATTTTAGATGTGCTTTA
This window contains:
- the alr gene encoding alanine racemase; amino-acid sequence: MSIAVVEVNCKSILHNIEFFREKSPDSTLMAVVKANAYGHGMEGVAKLVEDRVDCFGVARISEAIALRQSGIRSSIVLLEGFFPHDDINDLLDFNLQPVIHSSWQIDALNTIPFANEITAWFKIDTGMHRLGFHLDEAVTEFNRLANCNIIRQPINIISHFSSADELSSTQTSKQMALFDEFIHSLDANLVGRQQSIAASGGILAWPNSHRNMIRLGIALYGVSPFTEQVIDLEPAMTLKSELITVRKHLKGQSVGYGQTWTSKSDTILGVVAMGYGDGYPRGVPANTPVSVNGRIVPIVGRVSMDMIVVDLGQNSQDKPGDEVIFWGKELPIEQIAKHTGISAYELLTRLTARAKIRYKD
- the mltG gene encoding endolytic transglycosylase MltG, coding for MIKKLFIYTFLALVLIGGGSLGIGYYFLQQFSQQHMNITTDNQMFVLKKGTSLHQLVEQVKNSNLMQQAYLLPYLYKLDPSLSSIKAGTYQLHPHMTVEEFLKLLVSGKESSFYVQFVEGKRAKDWLNVLSNTPYIQQTLTGKSHDEIAKLLGIDGPLEGWLSPDTYQYTADSLDINILKRAYLTMKTNLQKVWDNRDSDLPYKSPYELLIIASIIEKETGISSERANVASVFVNRLKANMKLQTDPTIIYGLGENYTGTIRRIDLTDTNNPYNTYVIEGLPPTPIAMPSLASLEAAAHPAKTKYLFFVANGTGGHTFSSTYSNHQQAVNEYRRLMNNN
- a CDS encoding YqcC family protein produces the protein MTTQLRLIRDELQRLTLWQPSPPVAEAFLSEQPFALDTMQPYEWLQWIFIPRMQALIDANAELPKFALHPYFEEAFKQQEIDVNDLLALIKQLDELSTNQRVSD
- the ppdD gene encoding prepilin peptidase-dependent pilin; this translates as MQCQSGFTLFELMIAIVVIAILTAIGLPAYQGYIKKAALTDMLQSMTAYKTAIEICTIEQGTLSKCSSGNNGVPTTRTTNYVTSINVSNGVITLVGKSALSSLTVTLTPILNPKLGNLDWSRTCQTNPPDPTLTTACEDIFKF
- a CDS encoding ATPase, T2SS/T4P/T4SS family — protein: MQEENIVESLDKLLLSALDKRASDIHFEPYQHYYRIRMRIDGVLQNMLTPSLMLAKQIAARLKIMANLNIAQQRLPQDGQLVINNYAMRIATLPVLNGEKIVLRVMDNHDSELSIDDLGLTGEDLLTFKQILDYPQGLILVTGPTGSGKTMTLYSALKRLNKPKCNICSVEDPIEIPLDGINQTAVNLKAGLSFSVILRAFLRQDPDVMMIGEIRDPETAEIAIQAAQTGHLVLSTLHTNSSIEAIIRLNQMGIKNYLLSSSLKLVIAQRLVRKLCQYCKVVASELTLINNEPSPHFIAMGCEKCVGGYLGRIGLYELLIITPQVQQQILANQPIVSKNMVTLRQVGNKLVRQGITTLAELNRVLGNN
- a CDS encoding type II secretion system F family protein, whose translation is MKRLYYWYDINFHQNKIIAISKQDVRRKLLLQGQLAIKIGSGNLITSKSFKLSELLIITKQLATMLKAGLSIVESLRLLIDEQPKVQWQYLLTDITQQITKGESLSIALKQHHSVFSELYCEIIAIGELTGRLEQSFEQLTCHLERSLSIQDQIKKALRYPLFLLFVSVLVIMVMIFIVLPKFADIYQSFDAELPYFTQLVIDVANNIKQEGLFILLAITLSYLFFHYVVKVRYQLIMDKYKLQLPLIGQIIQSQCLMQIFNTLAITQQAGIPLLTGLTASSKTISNFYYRNIINQIMTGIEQGNSFSQMLASYPALPKLCVQLVHAGEESGSLDIMLDNITLYYQQQNQTLTDNLVKAFEPSLMLILATIIGSLIIAIYLPIFQMADVIS